A portion of the Jaculus jaculus isolate mJacJac1 chromosome 5, mJacJac1.mat.Y.cur, whole genome shotgun sequence genome contains these proteins:
- the LOC101596296 gene encoding keratin-associated protein 13-1-like gives MSYSCCSGTSSLPHGDHLQYPRSSCGSFYPRHLVHSTNVYSPRICQQRSSLHSACHDTCFQPIRCHTSQAVRIPCRTSCYRPSVSRLCSPCQTPPSSSQGCGPSSCHSLGYGSRSSYSVSCGSSGFRPCGLSSLGYGSGFCRPSCLPSRTFQSSCYRPSCGYGSRFY, from the coding sequence ATGTCCTACAGCTGCTGCTCTGGAACCTCCTCTCTCCCCCACGGGGACCACCTGCAGTATCCACGCTCCTCTTGTGGCTCCTTCTACCCTCGACATTTGGTTCACAGCACTAACGTCTACTCTCCCAGGATCTGCCAACAGAGATCCTCTCTCCACAGCGCCTGTCACGACACCTGCTTCCAGCCCATCCGATGCCACACGTCCCAAGCGGTGCGCATCCCCTGCCGGACGTCCTGCTACCGCCCCTCTGTCTCCAGGCTCTGCAGCCCCTGCCAGACACCTCCCTCCAGCTCTCAGGGTTGTGGTCCCAGCAGCTGCCACTCCCTGGGCTATGGGTCTAGAAGCTCTTACTCAGTGAGCTGTGGATCCAGTGGCTTCAGACCCTGTGGCTTGTCATCCCTGGGCTACGGATCTGGGTTCTGCCGCCCATCCTGCTTGCCTTCTAGAACCTTCCAGTCTTCTTGTTACAGA